From Gimesia panareensis, the proteins below share one genomic window:
- a CDS encoding tetratricopeptide repeat protein — translation MTDELPTKNRLSRFALIVILFCFAGLAAARLNELYFFTPDSADYVLMARGLVDHLAYEHIDTPGTPPFTLRPPGMSLLLIPAALIAPYQAILAKVTVILFALLLLVLLYACLCKLDDAALASSAEKSQPARWPALCIVLLLATNPYFLLFSTLVMSEVPFMALSLGILYLLASETEQNKKRNLVLLTCLFLFLPLLRTIGIALTLALGIWAITSRQRWRYLIPVAGSLVTMGLWILRNSSLQSDLYSSLVLGNMKSAGLAGTLLSMVNRCLTHFQSLCETLIPNMPGAVPAYERFLLEGLNFLPGPPLVYSLVSLLVLAISLYGMLQCPERGGMVCLLYIVFTFGILSVWPWMQPRFVLPLLPVILAFLPVGLRSLMQRLVGTSVVPRRVFVSLALIPALVMLCIQTQTDARLVSTNLQLIRNGETFYQTQYPSNHFSNFVAAGNWIREQTPPDARLLTRRNDVATSAHRFQRLVYFEKTPPAQLHELIQAFGPQYLVSFDKNTIDAFPWHLLNDDLIYRLTPVYDKEGVTILQVEPNYEGTIRDQYWQENAGLTLARTILEKFPHRLSAQVAYLRQLLEAEEYEQAISFVKQLGTVQDVHLTNFLGWAYAGNRQFQLALNEFVKASRMPGQVAIRGSIQRGIQLCQQQLARKDDDQSPPAETPQRNLQIAQAFWKLTYYRKAQRYAQKVVAAEKATPDLRDQAHLIQARFALIKGQTEQAAEELKQIQNKQTPDVQRVTERLELEKSLTALHPNQRESILKLAALYQSEGIPGKALSLLTRAHKQIPNDQQILQRLAELQLFYHLLPEAEASYQRLQQLSPDDPDVEAALKKIADLKQVPQF, via the coding sequence ATGACCGACGAGTTGCCAACGAAGAACCGGCTGTCCCGCTTTGCGCTGATTGTCATCCTGTTCTGCTTTGCCGGCCTGGCAGCCGCGCGTCTGAACGAGCTCTATTTCTTTACTCCCGACAGTGCCGACTATGTGCTGATGGCGCGGGGACTTGTCGATCATCTGGCCTACGAGCATATTGATACCCCGGGAACGCCCCCGTTTACCCTGCGACCTCCCGGGATGTCCCTGTTGCTGATCCCGGCTGCGTTGATCGCCCCCTACCAGGCAATCCTGGCCAAGGTGACAGTGATCCTGTTCGCACTCCTGCTGCTGGTGCTGCTCTATGCCTGTCTCTGCAAACTGGATGACGCTGCGCTCGCGTCATCTGCAGAGAAGAGTCAACCAGCCCGGTGGCCGGCTTTGTGTATCGTACTGCTGCTGGCGACCAATCCTTATTTCCTGCTCTTCTCCACACTCGTCATGAGCGAAGTCCCCTTCATGGCGTTGAGCCTGGGGATTCTGTACTTGCTCGCCAGCGAAACCGAACAAAACAAAAAACGGAATCTGGTGCTGCTGACCTGCCTGTTCCTGTTTCTCCCCCTGCTGCGTACCATCGGCATTGCGTTGACCCTGGCTCTGGGCATCTGGGCCATTACCAGCCGCCAGCGCTGGCGCTACCTGATTCCGGTCGCCGGTTCTCTGGTCACCATGGGACTCTGGATCCTGCGGAACAGTTCGTTGCAATCCGACCTTTACAGTTCGCTGGTCCTGGGAAATATGAAGTCCGCCGGCCTGGCAGGCACACTGCTCTCGATGGTCAATCGTTGTCTGACGCACTTTCAAAGTCTGTGTGAGACGCTGATTCCCAACATGCCGGGCGCTGTTCCCGCCTATGAACGCTTTCTATTAGAGGGACTCAACTTTCTCCCCGGACCGCCGCTCGTCTATTCCCTGGTGAGTCTGCTGGTGCTGGCAATCTCCCTTTACGGCATGCTGCAGTGCCCGGAACGGGGGGGCATGGTCTGCCTGCTCTACATTGTCTTTACGTTTGGTATCCTCTCCGTCTGGCCCTGGATGCAGCCCCGCTTCGTCCTGCCGTTGCTCCCTGTCATCCTTGCTTTTCTGCCGGTAGGACTCCGCTCGCTGATGCAGCGTCTCGTCGGCACGAGTGTCGTCCCACGAAGAGTCTTCGTGAGTCTCGCGCTGATTCCGGCGCTCGTCATGCTGTGCATTCAGACGCAAACCGATGCCCGCCTGGTTTCGACGAATCTGCAACTGATCCGCAATGGAGAAACGTTTTATCAGACGCAATATCCCTCGAACCACTTCAGCAATTTTGTCGCCGCCGGCAACTGGATCCGAGAACAGACGCCCCCCGACGCCCGACTGCTCACCCGGCGCAATGACGTCGCGACTTCCGCGCATCGCTTTCAGCGGCTGGTCTACTTTGAGAAAACCCCACCGGCGCAGCTGCACGAACTCATCCAGGCCTTTGGCCCGCAGTACCTGGTCAGTTTCGATAAGAATACGATCGATGCGTTTCCCTGGCACCTGCTGAACGACGATCTGATCTACCGGCTGACCCCCGTTTACGATAAAGAGGGTGTCACCATCCTCCAGGTCGAACCCAACTACGAAGGCACGATTCGCGATCAATACTGGCAGGAAAACGCAGGACTGACACTGGCCCGCACGATCCTGGAGAAGTTTCCGCACCGACTGTCCGCTCAAGTCGCCTACCTCCGACAGTTACTGGAAGCGGAAGAATACGAGCAGGCGATCTCTTTTGTAAAGCAACTGGGCACAGTACAGGACGTCCACCTCACGAATTTCCTCGGCTGGGCCTATGCGGGCAATCGTCAATTCCAACTGGCGCTGAATGAATTTGTCAAAGCGAGTCGCATGCCCGGACAGGTCGCCATCCGCGGCAGCATTCAACGCGGCATCCAACTCTGCCAGCAACAACTGGCCCGCAAAGACGATGATCAGAGTCCACCCGCTGAGACTCCCCAGCGCAACCTGCAGATCGCCCAGGCCTTCTGGAAGCTGACCTATTATCGGAAAGCCCAGCGCTACGCACAGAAAGTCGTCGCAGCAGAAAAGGCAACCCCGGATCTGCGCGACCAGGCCCACCTCATCCAGGCTCGCTTTGCTCTGATCAAGGGACAGACAGAACAGGCGGCGGAAGAACTAAAACAGATCCAGAACAAGCAGACCCCGGACGTGCAACGTGTGACCGAGCGGCTGGAGTTAGAGAAATCTCTGACGGCACTCCACCCCAATCAACGGGAATCCATTTTGAAACTGGCCGCACTCTACCAATCAGAGGGTATCCCGGGCAAGGCCCTCTCACTGCTGACCCGGGCTCACAAGCAGATTCCCAACGATCAACAGATCCTGCAGCGCCTGGCGGAATTACAACTGTTCTATCACCTCCTCCCAGAGGCAGAAGCCAGCTATCAGCGTCTGCAACAATTGAGCCCCGACGATCCCGACGTGGAAGCGGCTCTGAAAAAGATCGCCGACCTGAAACAGGTCCCACAGTTTTGA
- a CDS encoding DUF1552 domain-containing protein, whose protein sequence is MTAFPSQPMSRRHLLKGFGVCLGLPLLEAMIPSAWARPSTFQAWNRSAGQHPRMICCYVPNGVNILEWVPSTAGKKYQLSQTLAALKAHQQDFTVVTGIGHPSAKGGHSGADTWLTGADLSAVPGSDYTNTISVDQIVAEHHGKQTRFPSLQIADASGTGSAGHSHTLSFDRSGTPMPAENSPQRLFERLFVPDTQAGKQATLKRYAERKSILDSVLQEANVLNRKLGKRDQQKLDEYLNSVRETEQRVSRLESWIDIPKPKVETEGLQLTSQPGNAHDRPMWIDVMLEISYLAFATDATRVITFEWSREAGGYGGGGENHHELSHHGGDPEMLRKLGVIDRFHLSRLDRFLSMLKSTREGESNMLDQTIVMYGSGMNSGKGGEHSPRNLPTLIAGGQGLGLKQGQHLAFDVERHPPLSNLLLSMIQAMGVETDRFQDSTSTLTGLS, encoded by the coding sequence ATGACTGCATTTCCCTCGCAACCCATGTCACGCCGCCATCTGCTGAAAGGCTTTGGGGTCTGTCTGGGGCTGCCGCTGCTGGAGGCCATGATTCCCTCCGCCTGGGCACGCCCTTCCACTTTTCAGGCGTGGAACCGTTCTGCCGGACAGCACCCGCGGATGATCTGCTGTTACGTTCCGAACGGCGTGAATATTCTGGAATGGGTGCCTTCCACAGCAGGCAAGAAGTACCAGTTGTCGCAGACGCTTGCGGCACTCAAAGCACACCAGCAGGACTTTACCGTGGTGACGGGCATCGGTCACCCGTCTGCCAAAGGGGGGCATTCCGGCGCAGATACCTGGCTCACCGGTGCCGATCTGTCAGCTGTACCGGGCAGCGATTACACGAATACGATCTCGGTTGACCAGATCGTTGCCGAACATCACGGCAAGCAGACGCGTTTCCCATCGCTGCAGATTGCAGATGCTTCGGGAACCGGAAGTGCCGGGCACAGCCATACACTTTCCTTTGATCGCAGTGGTACGCCGATGCCGGCTGAGAACTCACCCCAGCGACTCTTCGAACGGTTGTTCGTCCCCGATACGCAGGCGGGAAAGCAGGCGACGCTGAAACGGTATGCCGAACGCAAGTCGATTCTGGACAGCGTGCTGCAGGAAGCGAATGTGTTAAATCGCAAGCTGGGGAAACGGGACCAGCAGAAACTGGATGAATATCTGAATTCTGTGCGCGAAACGGAACAGCGGGTATCACGGCTCGAGTCCTGGATCGATATCCCCAAACCCAAAGTGGAGACGGAGGGACTGCAGCTGACCAGTCAACCGGGGAACGCCCATGATCGACCGATGTGGATCGATGTCATGCTGGAAATTTCCTATCTCGCGTTTGCCACTGATGCCACGCGGGTGATCACGTTTGAATGGTCCCGGGAAGCGGGCGGCTATGGCGGTGGGGGAGAAAATCATCATGAGCTTTCACATCACGGAGGCGATCCTGAAATGTTGCGCAAGCTGGGCGTGATCGATCGCTTCCACCTTTCGCGGCTAGACCGGTTCCTGTCGATGCTCAAGTCGACGCGCGAAGGGGAGAGCAACATGCTGGATCAGACGATTGTTATGTACGGTTCCGGCATGAATTCAGGAAAAGGGGGCGAGCACTCTCCCCGCAATTTGCCGACGCTCATCGCAGGCGGACAGGGGCTGGGGCTCAAGCAGGGCCAGCACCTGGCCTTTGATGTCGAACGGCATCCCCCGTTGAGCAATCTGCTGCTTTCGATGATTCAAGCCATGGGCGTGGAAACCGACCGTTTTCAGGATTCGACATCCACACTGACCGGGCTTTCCTGA
- a CDS encoding redoxin family protein, producing MSQFRVTSKESLLTSSRQLLWISTGLVLSLYYSSLTAAEPQSVRGNTPLQLALKPEQVSKDKSKQQSPPQRPPKVEILQTIAEGAVHDVELHRVTVTGTARTVEGKPLKNAEIYLTSENWGFSRNFNPLRGKTRTDATGYFELKDIQLLVTRERPNPIPKQAEARFAVFGTCAGYGFTWHASCRYRPAVRPQGTEISDKNTQETARAFYLNEPIQVDLTFDRPAKLQGLIMDKQGRPLPHTKVQLGLIDSLRNPKSSGTWSCQFLGNENQPVKTPVAFSAIRLLPAELRETYTNADGYYEFTQLRRDTSYLTNIDPGPAFDPWHLRIATAEKVMDQNRREIPVGYDGLLSHEFVAPRLVNVQITHEKTGQPVSDVLVTAHPARQQRRGGIQSRSDSQGNARLQLLPGEYKLIAEPAPNQPFCFQSGKLAVSEKTDEVVHPLKLKPAAIVILKAVNAETGKPIPNVSFNYETDSSSRPLPVSTQTVFVDYPQTNAAGEIQVFVVPGKKRFVVAEPLTLAQAEASRGELLQLKGGEVTKVRFELTPPQFLPAHLVQREFKPNPNHIFPAELQIKWHAQSELAQQTPLRITTDRLLLSRKPIDTRALLKELRALPPDQVPDIDRLLMKYQSDQLVWSKLILTSERNHFREDHFYSPKPGRPQIVDFEGKPVPDSIQLYTGWDSLAYHIGNNQADAYQERRRWLHLGTVKDLCEWPYLQRIRRTASGKLNLEKPDVKISKSDKTTTYETASSARTRRYVIDNQTGCVLESSYGADLENPDRIDLYFAPTTYPGGLILPRAHLSWNMYRGKLRMLTVYLVKNVEVFSQMPADAFAVSLPAGATLVDYRSVSLAEARSGRRRPEQHIFSAPISDFAAYLQRHPPKIHQQDNQLQPGMPAPELKPAQWVTSEGKSGPPDLKGKVVLIEFWGTRCGPCLSQLPEVRTAARYYADQPFVLIGMHDSYINISDLQKFAQKENLKYQLAIDRPATEKGWFGETMRQYDIHGIPKAAVIDQQGNIAFVGYFKEALKTVDRLLKKETSSQ from the coding sequence ATGAGTCAGTTCAGGGTTACCAGTAAAGAGTCACTCCTCACATCGTCGCGGCAGCTGCTTTGGATATCAACAGGGCTTGTCTTATCACTCTATTACTCTTCACTGACGGCAGCAGAACCTCAAAGCGTACGGGGAAACACTCCCCTGCAGCTGGCATTGAAACCCGAACAGGTCTCCAAAGATAAGTCAAAACAGCAGTCCCCGCCCCAGCGACCTCCCAAAGTGGAAATCCTGCAAACCATCGCAGAGGGTGCAGTTCACGACGTAGAATTACATCGAGTCACAGTCACGGGAACGGCGCGGACTGTAGAGGGAAAACCACTCAAGAATGCTGAAATTTATCTCACCAGCGAGAACTGGGGTTTCTCCAGAAATTTTAACCCTTTACGAGGAAAGACGCGCACTGATGCAACAGGATATTTCGAGTTGAAAGATATCCAGTTGCTGGTGACACGTGAGCGTCCCAATCCGATCCCGAAACAGGCTGAGGCACGCTTCGCTGTGTTTGGTACCTGCGCAGGGTATGGTTTCACCTGGCATGCATCCTGCCGATACCGGCCCGCTGTTCGACCACAGGGAACTGAAATCAGTGACAAAAATACTCAGGAGACCGCGCGTGCGTTTTATTTAAATGAACCGATTCAAGTCGACCTGACCTTCGATCGTCCAGCAAAATTGCAGGGACTGATCATGGACAAACAGGGGCGGCCTCTGCCCCATACCAAAGTTCAACTGGGCCTGATCGACAGTCTGCGTAATCCTAAATCGAGCGGCACATGGTCCTGTCAATTCCTGGGAAACGAGAATCAACCGGTCAAGACCCCTGTGGCTTTCTCAGCCATTCGTCTGCTCCCTGCCGAGTTGCGCGAAACATACACCAATGCAGACGGCTATTACGAATTCACCCAACTTCGTCGTGATACCAGTTACCTGACCAACATCGATCCCGGGCCCGCATTTGACCCCTGGCATCTCAGAATTGCGACAGCTGAAAAAGTAATGGATCAGAACCGCAGAGAAATTCCTGTGGGTTATGATGGTCTTTTAAGCCACGAATTCGTAGCTCCTCGTCTGGTGAACGTGCAGATCACTCACGAGAAAACGGGCCAGCCAGTCTCGGATGTTCTGGTGACTGCTCATCCCGCCCGACAACAGCGACGGGGCGGCATTCAATCTCGTTCGGACAGTCAGGGCAATGCGCGATTACAACTGCTACCCGGCGAATACAAATTGATTGCTGAGCCTGCCCCGAATCAGCCGTTCTGCTTCCAGAGTGGAAAGTTGGCTGTCTCCGAGAAAACAGATGAGGTCGTGCATCCCCTTAAATTGAAACCAGCGGCAATCGTGATTCTGAAAGCCGTGAATGCGGAAACAGGAAAACCGATTCCCAACGTCAGTTTCAATTATGAAACGGACTCTTCCAGCAGGCCGCTTCCGGTTTCGACTCAAACCGTTTTCGTCGACTATCCTCAAACCAATGCGGCTGGCGAAATCCAGGTTTTTGTAGTGCCCGGCAAGAAACGGTTTGTCGTCGCAGAACCGCTCACGCTGGCCCAGGCCGAGGCCAGTCGGGGAGAACTTTTGCAACTCAAAGGAGGCGAGGTTACCAAAGTCCGGTTCGAACTGACGCCTCCTCAGTTTCTCCCTGCCCACCTGGTCCAGAGGGAGTTTAAACCGAATCCGAACCACATCTTTCCGGCGGAACTTCAGATCAAATGGCACGCACAATCGGAACTCGCCCAACAGACCCCGCTGCGCATCACTACGGACAGGCTGCTCCTTTCCAGAAAACCGATCGATACCCGAGCCCTGCTCAAAGAGTTACGTGCTTTACCTCCAGACCAGGTACCTGACATCGACCGGTTGCTGATGAAATATCAGTCAGACCAGTTAGTGTGGAGCAAACTGATTCTGACATCCGAGAGGAACCACTTCCGCGAAGACCACTTTTACAGCCCAAAACCTGGTAGACCTCAGATCGTTGATTTCGAGGGAAAACCGGTGCCAGACAGCATACAACTCTATACTGGCTGGGATTCGCTTGCCTACCACATCGGCAACAATCAGGCCGATGCCTATCAGGAGAGGCGGCGATGGCTCCATCTGGGAACTGTCAAGGACCTCTGTGAATGGCCCTATCTGCAAAGGATTCGCCGGACTGCTTCCGGTAAGCTGAACCTGGAAAAACCTGATGTGAAGATCTCGAAATCAGACAAGACGACTACCTATGAAACGGCATCCTCGGCACGAACGCGCCGGTATGTGATCGACAATCAGACCGGCTGCGTTCTGGAAAGCTCTTATGGGGCCGACCTCGAAAATCCGGACCGGATTGATTTATATTTTGCGCCGACCACATATCCCGGCGGATTGATCCTGCCCCGTGCCCATCTCTCCTGGAACATGTATCGTGGTAAGCTCAGAATGCTGACAGTTTATCTGGTCAAAAACGTAGAAGTTTTTTCGCAGATGCCTGCGGATGCGTTCGCGGTCTCCTTGCCAGCCGGAGCAACGCTTGTGGATTATCGCAGTGTCTCGTTAGCTGAAGCGCGCAGCGGTCGCAGACGCCCCGAGCAACATATCTTCAGTGCACCGATCAGCGACTTCGCCGCTTATTTACAACGTCATCCGCCTAAGATCCATCAACAGGACAATCAGCTTCAACCTGGCATGCCGGCTCCCGAACTGAAACCTGCTCAATGGGTGACCAGCGAGGGAAAATCAGGTCCCCCGGACCTGAAAGGCAAAGTCGTGCTCATCGAATTTTGGGGCACCCGTTGCGGCCCCTGTCTCAGTCAACTCCCCGAGGTCCGGACTGCGGCCCGCTATTACGCAGACCAGCCATTTGTCCTGATCGGCATGCACGACAGTTATATTAACATCTCTGATCTACAGAAATTTGCGCAGAAAGAGAATCTCAAATATCAGCTGGCCATCGACCGACCTGCTACGGAAAAAGGCTGGTTTGGAGAAACGATGCGTCAATATGACATCCATGGAATCCCCAAAGCAGCCGTCATCGATCAGCAGGGAAACATCGCGTTTGTCGGTTACTTCAAAGAAGCTTTGAAGACCGTAGATCGCCTGTTGAAAAAAGAAACCTCTTCGCAGTAG
- a CDS encoding DUF1592 domain-containing protein — protein sequence MAAFFLLAPFLPAQEAKSVRNDSGYQKTVVPFFRQYCLKCHRQGVDDNEFRLDASLKNDFGDPASKARWEEIVNVLNGHQMPPEGERKPRTEEVAEVVDWITGQIVNAELARRDSKIVLRRLNRDEYQNTIRDLIGLEFDVSGFPQDPPAGGFDNNGGALTISPLHMELYLQAARQILDQALVETAKPPVLKWRIEPDSGDSDRNRVNYDGQRIIVNGGKNPVEQGFKVIHHSNWDKKLNARDFRLPYAGPYRIRIRAAGKVPSRAEVVASARKALQYRMEQQNRKNPKGAPWTKRKFEQDVKHFQTDPMYDYGPPRLKFTQHLGGQPRVLAELDIDAPLSAPQVYEFEGHFSTEKAGVTIEYAYDVPRALENFWMQSGDQFARPVLYVDWLEIEGPYYETWPPRSHQLIMGKQANQPADERAAAKEIIERIMRRAYRRPVSEAEVNQKLQLFTAVRPQSASFIAALKMPLTAILVSPHFLYLAEAPESGSTEERAGTRRLNDYQLASRLSYFLWSSMPDEELFQLAASGKLKERAVLLSQVDRMLADPKSQALTENFAGQWLGLREVGANPPAADLYPRYDRHLETSMVKESQEFFAKILHDDLSALNLVKSDFVVINERLARFYNIPGVKGDHFRKVQVPKGVHRGGVVTQAAVLTITSNGTRTSPVKRGTWVMKNLLGTDPGLPVANVGDIAPKVPGIDKATVRQRLEIHRKLPQCARCHNKIDPLGFALENFNAAGEWREQEGFGYKGRIGPNDPKIDASASLPDGTRFVGADGLCDALARQQDLFFKCLSGKMLTYALGRELGIADQPAVNRAAAEMREQDQTLRALIKDVVLSENFQSK from the coding sequence TTGGCAGCTTTTTTCTTATTGGCACCGTTTCTGCCTGCGCAGGAAGCAAAATCGGTACGGAATGACAGCGGTTACCAGAAAACGGTGGTCCCGTTTTTTCGTCAGTACTGTCTGAAGTGTCATCGGCAGGGAGTCGACGATAACGAATTTCGCCTTGACGCCAGTCTGAAAAACGACTTTGGCGATCCGGCGAGCAAAGCCCGCTGGGAAGAGATCGTGAACGTTCTGAACGGCCATCAGATGCCTCCCGAGGGGGAACGGAAGCCGCGGACGGAGGAAGTGGCAGAGGTTGTCGACTGGATTACCGGTCAGATTGTCAACGCGGAACTGGCGCGGCGTGATTCAAAAATTGTGCTCCGCAGACTGAACCGGGACGAGTATCAGAACACCATTCGCGATTTAATCGGACTGGAGTTCGATGTCTCCGGCTTTCCCCAGGATCCACCCGCGGGGGGCTTTGATAATAACGGCGGCGCGTTGACCATTTCTCCACTGCACATGGAGTTGTATCTACAGGCCGCCCGTCAGATTCTGGACCAGGCACTGGTCGAAACAGCAAAGCCACCCGTTTTGAAATGGCGGATTGAACCGGACTCGGGCGATTCGGATCGCAACCGGGTGAACTACGATGGTCAGCGGATCATTGTCAACGGGGGCAAGAACCCCGTGGAACAGGGCTTTAAAGTGATCCATCACAGCAACTGGGACAAAAAGCTGAATGCCCGCGACTTTCGCCTGCCTTACGCGGGGCCGTATCGGATTCGCATTCGCGCCGCCGGTAAGGTGCCCAGCCGTGCTGAAGTTGTTGCTTCAGCCCGCAAAGCGCTGCAGTACCGCATGGAGCAACAGAACCGCAAGAATCCCAAAGGGGCTCCCTGGACCAAAAGAAAGTTTGAGCAGGATGTGAAACACTTTCAGACCGATCCGATGTACGACTATGGTCCTCCCCGCCTGAAGTTCACACAACACCTGGGCGGTCAACCGCGAGTGCTGGCTGAACTCGACATCGATGCTCCCCTGTCCGCTCCGCAGGTCTATGAGTTCGAGGGGCATTTTTCGACGGAGAAAGCGGGAGTCACGATTGAATACGCGTATGACGTTCCCCGCGCCCTGGAAAATTTCTGGATGCAGTCGGGTGATCAGTTTGCCCGGCCCGTGTTGTACGTGGACTGGCTCGAAATCGAAGGCCCGTACTATGAAACCTGGCCGCCCCGCAGTCATCAGTTGATTATGGGGAAACAGGCGAATCAGCCTGCCGATGAACGGGCCGCAGCGAAAGAGATCATCGAACGCATTATGCGTCGTGCCTATCGACGACCTGTCTCGGAAGCGGAAGTGAATCAGAAGCTGCAGCTGTTTACTGCCGTCCGACCGCAGTCTGCTTCCTTCATCGCAGCGCTCAAAATGCCTTTGACGGCGATTCTGGTCTCGCCTCATTTTCTGTACCTGGCGGAGGCTCCCGAATCAGGCTCGACTGAGGAACGCGCTGGTACACGCCGGTTGAATGATTATCAACTCGCCTCGCGGCTGTCGTATTTTCTCTGGTCATCCATGCCGGACGAGGAATTATTCCAATTGGCGGCCAGCGGGAAACTGAAGGAACGCGCGGTGTTGCTCAGCCAGGTGGACCGGATGCTGGCAGATCCCAAATCGCAGGCATTGACTGAAAATTTTGCCGGTCAGTGGCTCGGCTTGCGGGAAGTGGGGGCTAACCCGCCGGCAGCGGACTTGTATCCCCGTTACGATCGGCATCTGGAGACCTCGATGGTCAAAGAATCGCAGGAGTTTTTTGCGAAAATTCTGCACGATGACCTGAGCGCGTTGAATCTGGTCAAATCGGATTTTGTAGTGATCAACGAGCGACTGGCCCGATTCTATAATATACCCGGTGTGAAAGGGGATCACTTCCGCAAGGTGCAGGTCCCCAAGGGCGTGCATCGCGGCGGAGTGGTCACACAGGCTGCGGTCCTCACCATCACTTCAAATGGAACGCGAACGTCACCCGTCAAACGGGGGACCTGGGTAATGAAGAATCTGCTGGGCACCGATCCGGGGCTGCCGGTAGCGAATGTAGGAGATATCGCTCCCAAGGTGCCCGGCATCGATAAGGCGACCGTTCGCCAGCGTCTGGAAATTCATCGCAAGCTGCCGCAATGTGCACGCTGTCATAATAAGATTGATCCGCTGGGATTCGCGTTGGAAAACTTCAATGCCGCAGGCGAATGGCGCGAGCAGGAAGGCTTTGGATACAAGGGACGGATTGGACCGAATGATCCCAAGATCGATGCTTCCGCCAGTCTGCCGGACGGGACCCGCTTTGTCGGGGCTGACGGATTATGTGATGCGCTGGCCCGACAGCAGGATCTGTTTTTCAAATGTCTGAGCGGGAAGATGCTGACCTATGCATTGGGACGCGAACTGGGGATCGCCGATCAGCCGGCTGTGAATCGGGCGGCTGCTGAAATGCGCGAACAGGATCAGACGCTCCGAGCGCTGATTAAAGATGTAGTACTTTCTGAAAACTTTCAATCGAAATAA
- the mgtE gene encoding magnesium transporter: MNDSQPLSDSTQLELPDVWDQLEQIVSAGESEAAINFLNALPPGEEARILAQLSLEEQQAFLNLLDGEHAAWLMEALPELQAAQLLSSLTPEQAAQIVDEMNSDEQADLLDQLPEEQSEKILEVMDPEEAENVRFLSKYTRLCAGGLMITELLSFEETQTVDDVVSDLRQNAERYAEYNVQYIYVINGDLQLVGVLRLRDLLMAPPGKRLSSLMIPSPLSVLDSTSLQELLHFFDSHPLFGLPVVDESQVLVGVVRREDVEEASEEQAGKTFLRFAGIMGGEELRSLPLKIRSARRLSWLSINIVLNIVAASVIAMYEKTLSSVIALAVFLPIVSDMSGCTGNQAIAVSTRELVLGVIRPRDWFYVFKKEFALGMVNGIALGFLLGIVAFIWKGNAYLGLVIGGALALNTLMAVCLGALIPLILKGFKLDPALASGPILTTITDMCGFFLVLSFAHAFLPLLI, from the coding sequence ATGAACGACTCACAGCCACTCAGCGACTCGACCCAACTCGAACTGCCGGATGTCTGGGATCAATTGGAACAGATTGTCAGCGCCGGAGAATCCGAGGCAGCGATCAACTTTCTGAATGCCCTGCCCCCCGGAGAAGAAGCCCGCATCCTGGCACAGCTCTCTCTGGAAGAACAGCAGGCGTTTCTGAATCTGCTGGATGGAGAACACGCCGCCTGGCTGATGGAAGCGCTCCCCGAACTGCAGGCAGCCCAGCTGCTCTCCTCGCTGACGCCCGAACAGGCGGCTCAAATCGTCGACGAAATGAACAGCGACGAACAGGCAGACCTGCTCGATCAGTTGCCCGAGGAACAGTCCGAGAAAATTCTGGAAGTCATGGATCCGGAAGAAGCGGAAAATGTCCGCTTCCTCTCGAAATACACCAGGCTGTGCGCCGGCGGTCTGATGATCACCGAACTGCTCTCCTTTGAAGAGACACAGACCGTCGATGATGTGGTCTCCGATCTGCGCCAGAATGCGGAACGCTACGCTGAATACAACGTGCAGTACATTTATGTCATCAACGGGGATCTGCAACTGGTGGGCGTCCTGCGACTCCGGGACCTGCTGATGGCGCCACCCGGAAAGCGGCTCTCCAGCCTGATGATCCCCAGCCCGCTCAGCGTGCTCGATTCGACAAGCCTGCAGGAACTCCTGCATTTCTTTGATTCGCATCCGCTGTTTGGACTGCCAGTCGTCGATGAATCTCAGGTCCTGGTGGGCGTGGTCCGACGGGAAGATGTAGAAGAGGCCAGCGAAGAACAGGCCGGTAAAACCTTTCTGCGGTTCGCGGGGATCATGGGCGGGGAAGAACTCCGCAGCCTGCCGCTCAAAATCCGCAGTGCCCGCCGCCTCTCATGGTTGAGCATTAACATTGTGCTGAATATTGTCGCCGCCAGTGTGATTGCCATGTATGAAAAAACGCTCTCCAGCGTCATCGCCCTGGCGGTCTTCCTGCCGATTGTCTCTGACATGAGTGGCTGCACCGGGAACCAGGCGATCGCCGTCAGTACGCGGGAGCTGGTGCTGGGCGTGATTCGTCCACGCGACTGGTTCTATGTGTTTAAAAAAGAGTTTGCACTGGGAATGGTCAACGGCATTGCCCTCGGATTTCTGCTGGGGATCGTGGCATTCATCTGGAAAGGAAATGCCTATCTCGGTCTGGTGATCGGCGGCGCACTGGCTCTAAATACCCTGATGGCGGTCTGCCTGGGTGCCCTGATCCCGCTGATTCTCAAAGGATTCAAACTCGATCCCGCCCTGGCCTCCGGTCCGATCCTGACCACCATTACCGACATGTGCGGCTTCTTCCTGGTGCTCTCCTTCGCCCACGCCTTTCTGCCACTGTTGATCTGA